From Thermoflavifilum aggregans, a single genomic window includes:
- a CDS encoding PhoH family protein, giving the protein MKILSRGTQIKLSGAPEEIALAREKITQVVKYLERNGHLSDHYFQQLLDDEEGVDIFSDRNPEDILVFGPNGRIVKARTPNQRKLVRMADEQDIVFAIGPAGTGKTYTAVALAVRALKNKLVKKIVLTRPAVEAGESLGFLPGDLKEKVDPYLRPLYDALDDMIPADKLSYYMANRIIEIAPLAYMRGRTLDHSFIILDEAQNATDLQLKMFLTRIGPSAKAIITGDLTQIDLPSNQKSGLQKAIRILKHIEGIGHLELNEEDVVRHRLVKAIIRAYENDQARQEQQSSSENNRKSQS; this is encoded by the coding sequence TTGAAAATTTTATCACGGGGAACCCAAATCAAGCTCTCAGGCGCACCGGAAGAAATTGCCCTGGCCAGAGAAAAAATCACACAAGTGGTTAAATATCTGGAACGCAACGGTCATCTGAGCGATCATTATTTTCAGCAGTTGCTCGATGATGAAGAGGGAGTAGATATTTTCAGTGATCGCAATCCGGAAGACATTCTGGTGTTTGGTCCCAATGGCCGCATCGTCAAAGCCCGTACACCTAATCAACGCAAGCTGGTGCGCATGGCCGACGAGCAAGATATTGTGTTTGCCATTGGCCCGGCAGGTACGGGAAAAACCTATACAGCAGTAGCACTGGCCGTACGTGCCCTGAAAAACAAGCTGGTCAAAAAAATCGTCCTTACCCGCCCGGCCGTGGAAGCCGGCGAAAGCCTGGGATTTCTGCCAGGTGACCTGAAAGAAAAGGTAGATCCTTATCTGCGCCCGCTCTACGATGCGCTGGACGACATGATTCCCGCCGATAAGCTGAGCTATTACATGGCCAACCGCATCATTGAAATTGCGCCATTGGCCTATATGCGGGGCCGTACGCTCGACCACTCCTTCATTATCCTGGATGAAGCCCAGAATGCTACCGATCTGCAGCTGAAAATGTTTCTCACCCGCATAGGCCCTTCGGCTAAAGCCATCATCACCGGTGATCTCACGCAAATTGATTTACCAAGCAACCAGAAATCAGGTTTGCAAAAGGCCATCCGCATCCTGAAACACATCGAAGGTATCGGACACCTGGAATTGAATGAAGAAGACGTGGTGCGTCATCGGCTGGTGAAGGCCATCATCCGGGCTTATGAAAACGATCAGGCCCGGCAGGAGCAACAATCATCATCCGAAAACAACCGAAAAAGCCAGTCGTGA
- a CDS encoding inorganic diphosphatase → MMAAHPWHDIAIGNQAPEIVTSIIEIPKGSRAKYELDKDSGLLKLDRVLYSSVYYPANYGFIAQSLGEDHDPLDILVLSQIDMQPLCVVRAKVIGVMQMIDNGEADDKIIAVAADDVSINHIDDIDQLPAHFINELRHFFEEYKALEHKTVVVEEFQNKDVAFDVIRKSIENYQKTFSSLHHP, encoded by the coding sequence ATGATGGCAGCACATCCTTGGCATGATATTGCAATTGGTAATCAGGCTCCTGAAATCGTAACCAGTATTATTGAAATACCCAAAGGTTCACGTGCAAAATATGAACTCGACAAGGATAGTGGTTTGCTGAAGCTGGATCGGGTGTTGTATTCCTCGGTGTATTATCCGGCCAACTACGGATTCATTGCTCAATCACTGGGTGAAGATCATGATCCGCTCGACATCCTAGTACTTTCACAAATTGATATGCAGCCGCTGTGTGTGGTGCGTGCAAAAGTGATTGGCGTCATGCAGATGATTGACAACGGTGAGGCCGATGATAAAATTATAGCAGTAGCAGCTGATGATGTAAGCATCAATCACATTGACGATATTGACCAGCTGCCCGCACATTTCATCAATGAACTGCGTCATTTCTTCGAAGAATACAAGGCTTTGGAACATAAAACAGTGGTGGTGGAAGAATTTCAGAATAAAGATGTGGCTTTCGATGTGATCCGCAAAAGCATAGAGAATTATCAGAAAACATTTTCGTCGTTGCATCATCCATAA
- a CDS encoding glycosyltransferase family 117 protein, with the protein MATYKRINLITGWIVCIFASIVYILTREATGSFWDCGEFISCAYKLQIPHPPGAPLFILLGRLFIILFSGSLNAVHPSTTAALDVNLLSALASGFTILFLFWTITYFAKRLLINQQQQPSTAQIIVIMGAGVVGALAYTFSDSFWFSAVEGEVYGLSSLFTALVFWTMIKWDEAASRHDPDADRWIVLTFYLMGLSIGVHLLCLLVIPAVVMIYYLQRYPISRRGIFWAFVVGCLLTGFVQTFVIRYSVKLAAWFDIFFVNNLHLPFNSGSYFFIILLAACIAAGIIWTKRKQKYLLHLGLWCFAFLMFGYATYFTTLIRSNANPAIDMYNVDNPISLLGYLDREQYGDWPILYGPYFTAQPTGIKETGYIYEKGKDRYEIVGRKIKYTYASSDMHLFPRVWDNNNSQHHVDFYRDWLGLAPNEQPDFIDNIKWFLGYQVGWMYMRYFLWNFSGRQNDIQGLGNPRDGNWITGIPFLDNWRLGDQSKMPDSLKHNQAHNRLFALPLILGLIGLFFHLNRRLTDFIVVLLLFFFTGLAIVIYLNQAGPQPRERDYAYVGSFYAFAIWIGLGVLWVYEKLLAVWKQKANLSAVTASVICLLAVPVLMGFQEWDDHDRSQKTLPRDVAKDYLESCAPNAILFTSGDNDTYPLWYAQEVEGIRTDVRVVNLSLLGVDWYINQLRYKVNDADAVPMIWQPEQYFGDRRNYIRYFELAQMPKDQYFNLEEVLHFMGSDDPKDQLQDQYTGERINFLPAKNLYVPVDKATVLKNGTVPLSDSARIVSALQFTLQTNILFKNDLMVLNIIAANHWNRPIYFTSPFPGNQLGLNQYLHNEGMVYRLVPVEKPASAAMGETDTLYASSMYATMLHRFGFGGADRPGTYFDETNRGMLLNIRNAFAREAQALAFAGKKDSALQLMHHLNKHMLPEDVPYGYTSSGNVHNISSLQLAYASYLAGDSLLAHTISRDVIRDCQQQIQYYQALGPLLTNDLADDKQRAEMIIQQLQLWEKSFRNDSLEHKLLEEDEE; encoded by the coding sequence ATGGCAACGTACAAACGCATCAACCTTATCACAGGCTGGATCGTGTGCATCTTTGCCTCAATCGTATATATCCTAACCCGCGAAGCCACAGGCAGTTTCTGGGATTGCGGTGAATTTATTTCCTGTGCTTACAAGTTGCAGATCCCGCATCCGCCGGGGGCTCCGCTTTTCATCTTACTCGGCCGTTTATTTATTATTCTTTTCAGCGGCAGCCTCAATGCCGTGCATCCCAGTACCACAGCTGCATTGGATGTAAACCTGCTTTCGGCCCTGGCCAGTGGTTTTACCATTTTGTTTTTATTCTGGACCATCACCTATTTTGCCAAACGACTCCTGATCAATCAGCAACAACAGCCATCAACTGCACAAATCATTGTTATTATGGGTGCCGGTGTTGTGGGAGCTCTGGCTTATACCTTTTCCGATTCCTTCTGGTTTTCAGCCGTGGAGGGCGAAGTGTATGGACTTTCTTCCTTGTTCACGGCACTGGTATTCTGGACAATGATCAAATGGGATGAAGCCGCATCCCGCCACGACCCGGATGCAGACCGGTGGATCGTTTTAACCTTTTACCTCATGGGCTTATCCATCGGTGTACATTTGCTTTGTTTGCTGGTGATTCCAGCTGTAGTCATGATATATTATTTGCAACGGTATCCCATCAGCCGCCGGGGTATATTCTGGGCTTTTGTGGTGGGTTGTTTGCTTACCGGTTTTGTGCAAACTTTTGTAATTCGCTATAGTGTAAAGCTGGCTGCATGGTTCGATATCTTTTTCGTAAATAATTTGCACTTGCCTTTCAATTCCGGTTCTTATTTCTTCATAATATTGCTGGCTGCATGTATTGCTGCCGGTATCATCTGGACAAAAAGAAAACAAAAATATCTTTTGCACCTTGGCTTGTGGTGTTTTGCTTTTCTGATGTTCGGTTATGCTACTTATTTTACTACCCTGATCCGTTCCAATGCCAATCCGGCCATTGACATGTATAATGTAGATAATCCCATCTCCCTGCTGGGTTATCTGGACCGCGAACAATATGGCGACTGGCCTATTCTGTATGGCCCTTATTTTACTGCCCAACCGACCGGCATCAAAGAAACGGGCTATATTTATGAAAAAGGAAAAGATCGTTATGAAATTGTAGGCAGAAAAATCAAATATACCTATGCCAGCTCCGATATGCATCTGTTCCCGCGTGTTTGGGATAATAACAATTCCCAGCATCATGTAGATTTTTATCGCGACTGGCTGGGCCTGGCTCCCAATGAACAGCCCGATTTCATTGATAATATCAAGTGGTTTTTAGGCTATCAGGTGGGATGGATGTATATGCGTTATTTCCTGTGGAATTTCAGTGGAAGGCAAAATGATATTCAGGGATTGGGTAATCCGCGCGACGGCAACTGGATCACCGGAATACCCTTTCTGGACAACTGGCGCCTGGGCGATCAAAGCAAAATGCCTGATAGTTTGAAACATAATCAGGCACATAACCGCCTGTTTGCCTTACCATTGATACTGGGTTTGATTGGATTGTTTTTTCATCTAAACCGCAGGTTAACAGATTTCATTGTAGTACTGCTGTTGTTCTTTTTTACCGGTTTGGCTATTGTGATTTATCTCAATCAGGCCGGCCCACAGCCACGCGAACGTGATTATGCATACGTAGGTTCTTTTTATGCCTTTGCTATTTGGATTGGATTGGGTGTGCTGTGGGTATATGAAAAATTACTTGCTGTTTGGAAACAAAAAGCAAATTTATCGGCTGTTACCGCATCGGTGATTTGTTTGCTGGCTGTGCCCGTGCTAATGGGCTTTCAGGAATGGGACGATCATGATCGTTCACAAAAAACCTTGCCACGCGATGTAGCAAAAGATTATCTGGAATCCTGTGCACCTAATGCTATTCTGTTTACTTCAGGTGATAACGATACTTATCCGCTGTGGTATGCACAGGAAGTGGAAGGCATTCGCACTGATGTGCGTGTGGTGAATTTAAGTTTATTGGGAGTTGATTGGTATATCAATCAATTGCGTTACAAGGTAAATGATGCAGATGCTGTGCCCATGATCTGGCAGCCTGAACAATATTTTGGTGACCGCAGAAATTATATCCGTTATTTTGAATTGGCTCAAATGCCAAAGGATCAGTATTTCAATCTGGAGGAAGTATTGCATTTCATGGGCAGCGATGATCCGAAAGATCAGTTACAGGATCAATATACTGGTGAACGCATCAATTTCCTGCCTGCAAAAAATCTGTATGTACCGGTTGATAAAGCAACCGTGCTGAAGAATGGCACCGTGCCATTAAGCGATAGTGCCAGGATCGTTTCAGCTTTGCAGTTTACCCTGCAAACCAATATCCTGTTCAAGAATGATCTGATGGTGCTTAATATCATAGCGGCCAATCATTGGAACAGACCTATTTATTTTACCAGTCCATTCCCCGGTAATCAACTGGGATTAAATCAATATCTGCATAATGAAGGCATGGTATATCGGCTGGTCCCCGTAGAAAAGCCAGCATCTGCCGCCATGGGCGAAACCGATACGCTATACGCATCGTCTATGTATGCTACCATGTTGCATCGGTTTGGCTTTGGCGGAGCTGATCGGCCAGGTACTTATTTCGATGAAACCAACCGCGGCATGCTGCTTAATATTCGAAATGCCTTCGCCAGAGAAGCACAGGCATTGGCTTTCGCAGGTAAAAAAGACAGCGCCTTGCAACTTATGCATCATCTCAACAAACACATGTTGCCGGAAGACGTGCCTTACGGCTATACCTCATCCGGTAATGTGCACAACATATCATCTCTGCAACTTGCGTATGCCAGCTATCTGGCGGGCGACAGCCTGCTTGCACATACCATCAGCAGGGATGTGATACGCGATTGCCAGCAGCAGATACAATACTATCAAGCACTCGGCCCTCTTCTTACCAATGACCTAGCCGATGATAAACAACGTGCGGAAATGATTATCCAGCAACTGCAGCTTTGGGAGAAATCATTCCGGAATGATAGCCTGGAACACAAACTGTTGGAAGAAGATGAGGAATAA
- a CDS encoding nuclear transport factor 2 family protein, producing MKPDEVASSFMYALQHAHYDSAKYYATKDSYEMIDLVASIAESTPQGKKKIQQSEIVVQKVFIQGDSGYVTYLNKTAHTTETFPLVLEAGEWKIRFAHQLPVPDSSGTEQILPPADTSNP from the coding sequence ATGAAACCAGATGAAGTTGCCAGCTCATTCATGTATGCCCTGCAACATGCCCATTATGATTCAGCTAAATATTATGCTACCAAGGATAGTTATGAAATGATTGACCTGGTAGCCAGCATTGCAGAAAGCACGCCGCAAGGCAAAAAAAAGATTCAACAATCTGAAATTGTGGTGCAGAAAGTATTCATACAGGGTGACTCAGGTTATGTTACTTATCTGAATAAAACAGCCCACACCACAGAAACATTTCCTTTGGTGCTGGAAGCAGGTGAATGGAAAATCCGTTTCGCACATCAGTTGCCCGTTCCCGATTCCAGCGGTACCGAACAAATTCTTCCACCAGCCGATACTTCAAATCCTTAA
- a CDS encoding HD domain-containing protein, which produces MSRKLGRTVFGRPEDVGKVMTLEEGMQLLKQWVENPRLQLHMRQVAYLMKCWAAGHLQLNEQDQHRWYMAGLLHDADWEKWPDEHCGRIVEELEKRHQDPEIIHAIASHGPHHFGVMPVSPMDKMLYVFDELSGLIHAYSLMRPEGYVGMEVKGVMKRFREKKFAANVSREEILEACEIAGLSLEDVIAFIIPRQAQVA; this is translated from the coding sequence ATGTCAAGAAAGCTGGGAAGAACTGTGTTTGGACGTCCGGAAGATGTAGGTAAGGTTATGACGCTGGAAGAGGGAATGCAGTTGTTGAAGCAATGGGTTGAAAATCCGCGTTTGCAGCTTCATATGCGGCAGGTAGCCTATCTGATGAAATGCTGGGCTGCCGGACATTTGCAGTTGAATGAACAGGATCAGCATCGCTGGTATATGGCCGGTTTGCTGCACGATGCCGACTGGGAAAAATGGCCGGATGAACATTGTGGTCGTATTGTAGAAGAACTGGAAAAACGCCATCAGGATCCGGAAATCATCCACGCCATTGCTTCTCACGGTCCGCATCATTTTGGTGTAATGCCCGTCAGTCCGATGGATAAAATGCTGTATGTATTTGATGAGCTTTCAGGATTGATCCATGCTTATTCGTTGATGCGGCCTGAAGGATATGTGGGCATGGAAGTCAAAGGCGTGATGAAAAGATTCAGGGAAAAGAAATTTGCTGCCAATGTATCGCGTGAGGAAATACTCGAAGCTTGTGAAATAGCTGGCTTGTCGTTGGAAGATGTAATTGCATTTATCATTCCCCGTCAAGCACAGGTGGCTTGA
- a CDS encoding response regulator: protein MAQYPLKRIFLIDDDPIHQQIAVLMLQKAEVVEEVTGFQEAQAALDYIRAHAAEPEALPEVILLDLNMPVMDGWAFLDAFEQMRDGLLASVRIFIYTSSINYHDRLRAHQYPSVTGYLVKPLSKEDIQRIANIAHS, encoded by the coding sequence ATGGCCCAATATCCGTTAAAGAGAATTTTTTTGATTGACGATGACCCCATTCATCAGCAGATAGCGGTGTTAATGCTTCAGAAAGCAGAAGTGGTAGAAGAAGTAACCGGTTTCCAAGAGGCACAGGCAGCGTTGGACTATATCCGGGCACATGCGGCAGAGCCAGAGGCATTGCCGGAAGTAATTCTGCTGGATTTAAACATGCCGGTAATGGATGGATGGGCATTTCTTGATGCATTTGAGCAAATGCGCGATGGATTGCTTGCTTCTGTACGGATTTTCATTTATACATCATCCATCAATTATCACGACAGGCTGCGGGCACATCAATATCCCAGCGTTACGGGTTATCTTGTGAAGCCTTTATCGAAAGAAGATATTCAACGCATTGCCAACATTGCTCATTCCTGA
- the rpe gene encoding ribulose-phosphate 3-epimerase, translating into MDRPVFIAPSLLAADFLHLAEAVEQVNKSEADWLHLDIMDGMFVPNISFGMPVVESVARLCQKPMDVHLMIVQPERYIDVFHQLGVHHLILHYEASVHLHRYVEYIHQLGMQAGVALNPHTPVDVLKDIVHLIDIVLIMSVNPGFGGQAFIPHSLHKIREAKELILKTGSLAKIEVDGGVDLQNAADILRAGADVLVAGSSVFRAADPAQAIHLLKHVL; encoded by the coding sequence TTGGACAGACCCGTTTTTATAGCACCATCTTTACTTGCAGCCGATTTTCTGCATCTGGCCGAAGCCGTGGAACAGGTGAACAAAAGCGAAGCCGACTGGCTGCATCTGGATATCATGGATGGTATGTTTGTACCCAATATTAGTTTCGGTATGCCGGTAGTGGAAAGTGTGGCCAGGCTTTGCCAAAAGCCTATGGATGTACATCTCATGATTGTGCAGCCGGAAAGATATATTGATGTATTTCACCAGTTGGGTGTGCATCACCTGATCCTGCATTATGAAGCCAGTGTACATCTGCATCGCTATGTGGAATATATTCATCAGCTGGGTATGCAGGCCGGCGTGGCTTTAAACCCACATACACCGGTAGATGTGCTGAAAGATATTGTGCACCTGATAGATATTGTACTGATTATGAGTGTAAATCCGGGATTTGGCGGGCAGGCCTTTATTCCGCACAGCCTGCACAAGATCCGGGAAGCAAAGGAATTGATTCTCAAAACTGGCTCACTCGCTAAAATCGAAGTAGATGGCGGCGTGGATCTGCAAAATGCGGCTGATATTTTGCGTGCCGGTGCCGATGTGCTGGTGGCGGGCAGCAGTGTGTTCCGGGCTGCTGATCCCGCACAGGCCATTCATCTGTTGAAACATGTGCTGTAA
- a CDS encoding tetratricopeptide repeat protein, giving the protein MKIKDKTQSPKTRTIADPAFQSAYAEKSLLLVYLHNIGIKQLDEKQPDFLLRFVSMIKRKTNSCYSRIVVLCWLMWVAGFGETGCHHTEEKYTAEEQAVLHQGKVGQITDSIASSPDNPELYAHRSQELANIQQFKLAGMDIRKALQLRPMEAQYNFQLGELYFQQDSLQKAITYLRRAVELKSQSLVYQMEYANALYHAGSYTEALRVLERTSKMYPPVAEINGLQSRVYQAMGDTAAAIASMGEAIKRSPDNYEAIMAMGDLLAASGNPQCLSWYRRAEKVDTTAAEPIYAQAAFYEKIHQPGQAISLLNHCINVDAFYTDAYLLLAKIYLQQHAFHKGLTILNLAQRMAPTNDRVYFLRGSCWEKMGDTVRAMQDYRRSLVFNKKAEDARQALQRLGKQP; this is encoded by the coding sequence ATGAAAATCAAAGATAAAACACAATCACCAAAAACACGTACCATAGCTGATCCAGCCTTTCAATCGGCCTATGCAGAAAAGTCCCTGTTGCTGGTATATCTTCACAACATTGGGATAAAACAGTTAGATGAAAAGCAGCCCGATTTTCTACTTAGATTTGTGTCCATGATAAAACGAAAAACAAATAGCTGCTATTCCCGCATTGTAGTATTATGCTGGCTGATGTGGGTGGCTGGATTTGGGGAAACAGGCTGTCATCATACAGAAGAAAAATATACTGCAGAGGAGCAGGCCGTGTTGCATCAAGGAAAAGTAGGTCAGATTACGGATTCCATTGCTTCTTCCCCTGACAATCCCGAATTATATGCCCATCGTTCCCAGGAACTGGCCAATATCCAGCAATTCAAACTGGCCGGTATGGATATCCGAAAGGCTCTGCAATTACGTCCTATGGAAGCCCAATACAATTTTCAGCTCGGTGAGTTGTATTTTCAACAGGACAGCCTGCAAAAAGCTATTACATACTTGCGGCGGGCAGTGGAGCTCAAAAGCCAGAGCCTGGTATATCAGATGGAATATGCCAATGCACTTTATCATGCAGGCTCCTATACTGAAGCGCTTCGGGTACTGGAGCGAACAAGCAAAATGTATCCGCCGGTGGCTGAAATCAACGGCTTGCAATCGAGGGTTTACCAGGCCATGGGCGATACGGCTGCTGCCATAGCTTCGATGGGGGAAGCCATTAAACGTTCGCCCGACAACTATGAAGCCATCATGGCCATGGGTGATTTGCTGGCTGCCTCAGGCAATCCGCAATGCCTGAGCTGGTACCGCCGTGCCGAAAAAGTAGATACCACTGCAGCTGAACCGATTTATGCACAGGCAGCATTTTATGAAAAAATTCATCAACCCGGGCAGGCTATTTCATTATTGAATCATTGCATCAATGTGGATGCATTTTACACGGATGCCTATTTGTTGCTTGCAAAAATTTATCTGCAGCAACATGCGTTCCATAAAGGACTGACTATTCTGAACCTGGCACAACGCATGGCACCTACCAATGACCGGGTATATTTTCTGCGCGGCAGCTGCTGGGAAAAAATGGGCGATACAGTACGAGCTATGCAGGATTACCGCCGTTCACTGGTATTCAATAAAAAAGCTGAAGATGCCCGGCAGGCTTTGCAAAGACTGGGCAAACAACCCTAA